Proteins encoded by one window of Oligoflexus sp.:
- a CDS encoding ABC transporter permease, which yields MAVPRTLSNLMVQTITGLGHVVVGFIEGVGEFLVFCGRAFRELFRRPLRTRLILQQMAFIGYESTFIILLCGFFIGAAVSLQVGTIFVLFGAQSMLGAANAKALARELSPLMAGFLIAGRAGAAITAEISTMKVNEQIDAMEAMAVDPVSYLVVPRLVASLLMLPMLVALFNLTGQIASLIIALGIFDIDQGIFFDKMARIVSWRDVWSGLQKAFVFGGIISLLACRYGLVASGGAKGVGKATTNSVVMMLLTLLGVDFVITYLQIVWK from the coding sequence ATGGCCGTTCCACGTACCTTGAGTAACCTAATGGTCCAAACCATCACGGGCTTGGGTCACGTGGTCGTGGGCTTCATCGAGGGTGTGGGCGAGTTCCTGGTCTTCTGCGGACGCGCCTTCCGTGAACTCTTCCGCCGTCCCCTGCGCACCCGTCTGATCCTGCAGCAGATGGCCTTCATCGGTTATGAATCGACCTTTATCATACTTCTTTGTGGATTCTTCATCGGTGCCGCGGTCAGCCTGCAGGTGGGAACGATCTTCGTCCTCTTCGGCGCGCAAAGCATGCTGGGGGCCGCCAATGCCAAGGCCCTGGCCCGTGAGTTGAGCCCTTTGATGGCCGGGTTTTTGATTGCCGGTCGCGCGGGGGCCGCGATCACTGCTGAAATCAGCACCATGAAGGTGAACGAACAGATCGATGCGATGGAAGCCATGGCCGTCGATCCTGTCAGTTACCTTGTCGTCCCGCGCCTTGTGGCGAGTCTTCTGATGCTGCCGATGCTGGTGGCTCTCTTCAACCTGACAGGGCAGATAGCCTCGCTTATTATCGCGCTTGGGATCTTTGATATAGATCAGGGCATCTTTTTTGACAAAATGGCGAGAATCGTCAGCTGGCGTGACGTCTGGAGCGGGCTGCAAAAGGCCTTCGTCTTCGGCGGCATCATCTCGCTTCTGGCCTGCCGCTACGGGCTCGTGGCGTCCGGCGGAGCGAAAGGTGTCGGCAAGGCCACCACCAATTCGGTGGTCATGATGCTTCTGACCCTGCTCGGCGTCGACTTTGTGATCACCTATTTACAGATCGTTTGGAAATGA
- a CDS encoding carboxy terminal-processing peptidase, with protein sequence MLLYFKMHFSYNSFTDEISRRTLDNFLKSWDPGKMYFYQSDFDEFTSKYANRLDDLIGRDMNCQVIDEIMNKYTQRFNERSQFVNKVIDEKYDFTIEEYLNVDRKNMAYPKTVEEVNERWRKQIKFQLLNLKMSVDTVEKAREKLKKRYELLVRRHNDLTKDKVYGVFLNAFSAALDPHSSYMPAEDLEDFRIRTRLSLEGIGASLRSEDGFTIVANLVKGGAAEKSGLLKVNDKIIAVGQENGEAVDVIDMDLQEVVKKIRGARGTVVKLHVLREESNNSKKMIVPIVREKIQLVEQQASSHVIEVDTKEAGKTKHLKVGVITLPSFYIDFEGRQKRLKNYRSSSNDTKEQLKALKDKGVDAVILDLRSNGGGGLDESISTAGLFFGAGPVVQVKASNGETETYYDPDESTWYDGPLVVMINRHSASASEIFAGAIQDYGRGLIVGDSHTFGKGTVQNLNDLAQKLGAVKVTVNQFYRASGASTQLKGVNSDLVLPSIVDELEIGEKYYDYALPYEEIKTAKYSKFNLTKPFVPELKKRSEARIASDAEFKKIKDEIEKYRKNKEERSRVSLKEKKEDDVKKDKKEAKEEELLNESSEFSLKDDVYLQETVRVAADYVQLLKKQKLESHPALPAMIAAQNTKPAGKTDKAVSDNKNPVKPEKK encoded by the coding sequence GTGCTTTTGTACTTCAAGATGCACTTTTCTTACAACTCCTTCACTGATGAAATTTCCCGTCGGACTCTCGACAACTTCCTGAAGAGTTGGGATCCCGGGAAGATGTATTTCTATCAGTCTGACTTTGATGAATTCACCAGCAAATACGCCAATCGCCTGGATGATCTGATCGGCCGCGACATGAACTGTCAGGTGATCGACGAGATCATGAATAAGTATACCCAGCGGTTCAACGAGCGTAGCCAGTTCGTGAACAAGGTGATCGACGAGAAGTATGACTTCACGATCGAGGAATACCTGAATGTGGACCGGAAAAACATGGCCTATCCCAAGACCGTGGAAGAGGTGAACGAGCGCTGGCGCAAGCAGATCAAGTTTCAGCTTCTGAACCTGAAGATGAGCGTCGATACGGTGGAAAAGGCTCGTGAGAAGCTGAAAAAGCGTTACGAGCTCCTGGTTCGTCGCCACAATGATCTGACCAAGGATAAGGTCTATGGGGTTTTCCTCAATGCCTTCTCCGCGGCCCTTGATCCTCACTCCAGTTACATGCCGGCCGAGGACCTCGAAGACTTCCGCATTCGCACGCGCCTGTCGCTCGAAGGGATCGGCGCCAGCCTCAGAAGTGAAGACGGCTTTACCATCGTCGCCAACCTCGTGAAGGGCGGCGCTGCGGAAAAGAGCGGGCTTTTGAAGGTGAATGACAAGATCATCGCCGTGGGCCAGGAAAATGGCGAAGCGGTGGATGTGATCGACATGGATCTGCAGGAGGTCGTGAAGAAAATTCGCGGTGCTCGCGGCACGGTCGTCAAGCTGCATGTTCTGCGTGAAGAATCGAATAATTCGAAGAAGATGATCGTGCCCATCGTGCGCGAGAAGATTCAGCTGGTCGAACAGCAGGCGTCTTCGCATGTGATTGAAGTCGATACCAAGGAAGCCGGCAAGACCAAGCACCTGAAAGTCGGTGTGATCACCCTGCCCTCCTTCTACATCGACTTCGAAGGCCGACAAAAACGTCTGAAAAACTATCGCTCGTCATCGAATGACACCAAAGAGCAGCTGAAGGCTCTGAAGGACAAAGGTGTGGATGCGGTGATCCTCGACCTCCGCAGCAACGGCGGTGGTGGTCTGGATGAATCCATCAGCACGGCTGGTCTTTTCTTCGGAGCCGGTCCTGTGGTTCAGGTCAAAGCCTCGAACGGCGAGACCGAGACCTACTATGATCCCGATGAAAGCACCTGGTACGACGGTCCGCTGGTGGTCATGATCAACCGTCATTCTGCTTCGGCTTCGGAAATCTTCGCCGGTGCCATCCAGGATTACGGTCGTGGTTTGATCGTCGGTGACTCCCACACCTTCGGCAAGGGTACGGTTCAGAACCTGAACGATCTGGCTCAAAAGCTGGGTGCGGTGAAGGTGACTGTGAATCAGTTCTATCGCGCCTCGGGGGCTTCGACTCAGCTGAAGGGTGTGAATTCCGATCTGGTTCTGCCCAGCATCGTGGATGAGCTGGAAATCGGCGAGAAGTATTACGACTACGCGCTGCCTTACGAAGAGATCAAGACGGCGAAGTATTCCAAGTTCAATCTGACGAAACCTTTCGTGCCTGAGCTGAAGAAGCGTTCGGAAGCACGCATCGCCTCCGATGCTGAGTTCAAGAAGATCAAGGACGAGATCGAGAAGTATAGAAAGAACAAGGAAGAGCGTTCACGGGTGTCTTTGAAGGAAAAGAAAGAGGACGACGTGAAAAAGGATAAGAAAGAGGCCAAGGAAGAGGAGCTTCTGAACGAATCCTCGGAATTCTCGCTCAAGGACGATGTTTATCTGCAGGAAACCGTCCGCGTGGCTGCTGATTACGTGCAGCTCCTGAAAAAGCAGAAGCTGGAATCCCATCCTGCGCTGCCCGCGATGATTGCGGCACAGAACACCAAGCCAGCTGGAAAGACTGACAAGGCTGTGAGCGACAATAAGAATCCGGTGAAGCCTGAGAAGAAATAA
- a CDS encoding MlaD family protein yields the protein MSRMGTEFKVGLFTLIGLSATAVAIFFVSPELFDRKSKVSYYTVLKDASGILENTHVKTNGVNIGRVVQIKLSETATEVELEVLEEVPIPAGSQVAVRTVGFLGDKYIDIVRPEKNAGERLGPNGYIPRSPDSADIAEVVKLVGSIAADVKKVTENLAAVLGDKKGEQKIGNIVDNIEQLTANAKEMFAENRQDIRAMVSNIREVSDSLKEITDPENRAKIDRILANFDESMAEVKVATTNIKQISEKIDKGQGTLGKLVNDDAALEEVEAALKDLRQVLAPVTKLQVSVDTHTEMRRDDTSQTYFNLRFTTRPDSYYLIGFTDYSERTIETRTETIDDGLGPTNTRTRESIKDDKALRFNLQLAKRWKWIGARLGLFETTGGVAADVYLWNDRLRLSTEVYDFAKKNETVRRTAHIKAYASVLFFDHLMAMAGIDDPTRFKTGTTTIDPKSNYFLGAGLTFNDQDLKALFGMAAIATSGQ from the coding sequence ATGAGCCGGATGGGAACGGAATTTAAAGTTGGCCTGTTTACGCTTATAGGCCTTTCCGCGACCGCCGTGGCCATATTCTTCGTGAGTCCGGAACTCTTCGATCGCAAATCCAAAGTCAGCTACTATACCGTCCTCAAAGATGCCTCGGGAATTTTGGAAAATACGCATGTGAAGACCAACGGCGTGAATATAGGCCGTGTGGTACAGATTAAGCTGAGCGAAACAGCCACCGAGGTCGAGCTGGAAGTGCTTGAGGAAGTCCCCATTCCTGCCGGATCCCAGGTGGCCGTCAGGACCGTGGGTTTTCTTGGGGATAAGTACATCGACATCGTACGCCCGGAAAAGAACGCCGGAGAGCGGCTCGGTCCCAACGGTTACATTCCCCGTTCGCCTGATTCCGCGGATATTGCCGAAGTCGTCAAACTCGTGGGTTCGATAGCAGCGGACGTGAAGAAGGTCACCGAGAACCTCGCGGCTGTGCTGGGGGATAAAAAGGGCGAGCAGAAGATCGGCAACATCGTCGATAACATCGAGCAGCTGACCGCCAATGCCAAAGAGATGTTTGCCGAGAATCGCCAGGATATTCGGGCGATGGTTTCGAATATCCGCGAGGTCTCCGATTCGCTGAAAGAGATCACGGATCCCGAAAACCGTGCGAAAATCGATCGCATCCTGGCTAATTTTGATGAATCCATGGCCGAAGTCAAAGTCGCCACGACCAATATCAAACAGATCTCGGAAAAAATCGACAAGGGCCAGGGCACGCTGGGCAAACTCGTGAATGACGATGCCGCTCTGGAAGAAGTCGAAGCCGCTTTGAAAGATCTGCGGCAGGTGCTCGCGCCGGTGACGAAGCTGCAGGTATCCGTGGATACGCATACTGAAATGCGACGCGATGATACGAGTCAGACCTATTTCAACCTGCGGTTCACCACAAGACCGGATTCCTATTATCTGATCGGTTTCACCGATTATTCGGAACGCACGATCGAAACCCGCACGGAAACTATCGACGATGGCCTGGGGCCCACCAATACGCGAACGCGGGAGTCCATCAAGGATGACAAGGCCCTGCGCTTCAACCTGCAGCTGGCCAAGCGTTGGAAGTGGATTGGGGCCCGCCTTGGTCTCTTTGAAACGACCGGCGGGGTGGCCGCGGATGTCTACCTGTGGAACGATCGTCTGCGACTTTCAACCGAAGTCTATGATTTTGCTAAGAAAAATGAAACAGTCCGGCGGACCGCGCATATCAAGGCCTACGCCAGCGTCCTTTTCTTCGATCACCTGATGGCCATGGCCGGGATCGACGATCCTACGCGCTTTAAAACCGGCACCACGACCATAGATCCCAAGTCGAACTACTTCCTGGGTGCAGGCTTGACCTTCAACGACCAGGACCTCAAAGCCCTCTTTGGAATGGCCGCGATCGCCACCAGCGGACAGTAG
- a CDS encoding ABC transporter ATP-binding protein: MIEFHQVTKIFGSFRVLDQLDLHIPKGKITLILGKSGEGKSVTIKHIMGLLKPTTGRVVVDGDDITEFDEEQLLEYRKKFGMLFQQAALFDSLSVGENVMFPLREHTRMKFPEMRDRAEEVLEQVGLPGIQAKFPDALSTGEKKRVGLARALVHRPKIILYDEPTTGMDPLVSEMIDNLIVEVSKRDPELTSVVISHDLKAALDIADNCVMLYKGRVQLAGPPDAFRTSKDPVIRQFFAGKVDGPMEFF, from the coding sequence ATGATTGAGTTCCATCAGGTTACGAAAATCTTTGGCTCCTTCCGCGTGCTGGATCAGCTGGATCTGCACATACCGAAGGGGAAGATCACGCTGATCCTGGGCAAATCCGGGGAAGGCAAGTCCGTGACCATCAAGCACATCATGGGCCTCCTCAAGCCCACGACGGGCCGGGTGGTGGTGGATGGGGACGACATCACGGAATTTGATGAGGAGCAGCTGCTTGAATATCGCAAGAAGTTCGGAATGCTCTTTCAGCAAGCAGCGCTGTTCGATAGTCTTTCGGTGGGCGAAAACGTCATGTTTCCTTTGAGGGAACATACCCGGATGAAGTTTCCCGAGATGCGGGATCGGGCCGAAGAAGTTTTGGAGCAGGTGGGGCTGCCCGGCATTCAGGCGAAGTTTCCGGATGCCCTTTCCACAGGCGAGAAAAAACGCGTGGGGTTGGCCCGGGCCCTGGTGCATCGGCCCAAGATTATTCTTTACGATGAGCCGACGACGGGCATGGATCCTTTGGTTTCGGAAATGATCGATAATCTGATCGTCGAAGTTTCCAAACGAGATCCCGAGCTGACCTCCGTGGTCATCTCCCACGATCTGAAAGCCGCGTTGGATATCGCGGATAACTGCGTGATGCTTTACAAGGGGCGGGTGCAGCTGGCAGGACCCCCGGACGCATTCCGAACATCGAAGGATCCGGTGATTCGGCAGTTTTTCGCTGGGAAAGTCGACGGACCCATGGAGTTTTTCTGA